From Erigeron canadensis isolate Cc75 chromosome 8, C_canadensis_v1, whole genome shotgun sequence, one genomic window encodes:
- the LOC122580049 gene encoding UDP-glycosyltransferase 83A1-like has translation MVKSHVLVISFPGQGHVIPIMELAQRLVEQGVKVTFVSTEVIHNTVTSTWINKDGYKDLMKIVSIPDGLDSWDDRSDLSKLLKSISQTMPGKLEELIESIDKEDDSKVTCIIADLTMPWAIRVAKKLGITSATFWLASVATLASILSVQKLLDDGIINDKGILLKDGMIRLSENMHPIKTSNIWWVCFDDLALIEATFQLVLEAKEVSSWPEWFLCNSTTELEAAALSEYPQLSPIGPLLASNRLADQVGHFWQEDPTCLEWLDQQETSSVIYIAFGSFTLFNQTQFEELAIGLELSNKPFLWVVRPGMTKETTTTFPNGYMERIGSRGRIVSWAPQQKVLSHPSVACFMSHCGWNSTLEGLTNGLPFLCWPYFGDQFQDKSYICDIWKTGLGFNKNEEGIITHGEIKSKIEELFNNEMFRAKALGIREKVASSITKGGSSYSNFSKFIEWILEKDSHANNQHNK, from the exons ATGGTAAAATCACATGTTCTAGTCATATCATTTCCCGGACAAGGCCACGTAATTCCTATAATGGAGCTAGCTCAACGCTTAGTCGAGCAAGGTGTCAAAGTTACATTCGTAAGCACAGAGGTCATTCACAATACTGTAACAAGCACTTGGATAAACAAAGACGGTTACAAGGATCTAATGAAAATAGTTTCAATCCCTGATGGGTTAGACTCATGGGATGATAGAAGTGACCTTTCGAAATTGTTGAAATCTATATCTCAAACTATGCCTGGCAAGCTAGAGGAACTCATAGAGTCTATTGACAAAGAAGATGATAGTAAAGTCACATGTATTATTGCTGATCTCACCATGCCATGGGCGATACGAGTCGCAAAGAAACTCGGGATTACATCAGCAACCTTTTGGCTTGCTTCGGTAGCTACATTGGCTAGCATATTGTCCGTTCAAAAATTACTTGATGATGGAATCATAAACGACAAGG GCATACTTCTAAAGGATGGGATGATTAGGCTGTCAGAAAATATGCATCCTATAAAAACTTCAAACATCTGGTGGGTGTGCTTTGATGATTTAGCTCTCATAGAAGCTACCTTTCAACTTGTATTAGAAGCTAAAGAAGTTTCTAGTTGGCCAGAATGGTTTTTATGCAACTCAACTACTGAACTAGAGGCCGCAGCATTGAGCGAGTACCCACAGCTGTCGCCCATAGGCCCTTTACTAGCAAGCAATCGACTTGCTGACCAAGTCGGTCACTTCTGGCAAGAAGACCCCACTTGCTTAGAATGGCTGGATCAACAAGAAACATCTTCAGTCATTTATATAGCATTTGGGAGCTTCACTTTGTTCAACCAAACTCAATTTGAAGAATTAGCAATTGGTCTTGAACTTAGCAACAAACCATTCTTGTGGGTCGTGCGTCCAGGTATGACCAAGGAGACTACAACTACTTTTCCAAATGGATATATGGAAAGAATAGGCTCTCGAGGAAGAATCGTGAGTTGGGCACCTCAACAGAAGGTCTTGTCTCATCCTTCCGTGGCTTGTTTCATGAGTCATTGTGGTTGGAACTCTACTTTAGAGGGCTTGACAAACGGACTTCCTTTCTTATGTTGGCCTTATTTTGGCGATCAATTTCAAGACAAATCTTACATATGCGATATCTGGAAGACCGGATTAGGGTTTAACAAAAACGAAGAAGGTATCATCACTCATGGAGAAATAAAAAGTAAGATTGAGGAGTTGTTCAACAATGAAATGTTTAGAGCCAAAGCCTTGGGTATTAGAGAAAAAGTTGCAAGTAGCATTACAAAAGGCGGATCCTCATACTCAAACTTTAGCAAGTTTATTGAATGGATACTCGAGAAGGATTCACATGCGAATAATCAACATAATAAGTAG